From Xylanibacter oryzae DSM 17970, a single genomic window includes:
- a CDS encoding 4-phosphoerythronate dehydrogenase, with protein MRIVVDDKIPYIRDVISRITDDVAYIKGSDISAADVKGADAMIVRTRTRCNKNLLEGSNVKFIATATIGYDHLDTEYLKEAGIKWINCPGCNSGSVAQYIRSVLILLNRYKGLVPEHSTLAIVGYGHVGKKVKAVAESMGFNVIINDLPLQDEGSEFDFSSLDEIAKVSDVITFHVPLINNGKYKTEHIADHDFFKKLCRQPFIINTSRGKVVDNHELLYALENGLIRDAIIDTWENEPSINRMLLDKVYIGTPHIAGYSADGKVNANNMVIDALCEYFNIKNTFHIVPPQLPKNYKLIGDKDDISLGLYNPLIDSIKLKHNPECFEKLRDNYPLRREYENINRR; from the coding sequence ATGAGGATAGTTGTAGATGATAAGATACCATATATTCGTGATGTTATAAGCAGGATTACAGATGATGTAGCTTATATTAAAGGTTCGGATATATCTGCTGCTGATGTGAAAGGAGCGGATGCAATGATTGTGCGTACTCGTACGCGTTGTAACAAAAATCTTCTTGAAGGCAGTAATGTAAAATTCATTGCTACTGCCACAATAGGATATGATCACCTTGATACAGAATATCTTAAGGAGGCTGGTATAAAATGGATAAACTGTCCCGGCTGCAATTCAGGTTCGGTGGCTCAATATATACGTTCTGTACTAATTCTGCTAAATAGATATAAGGGTCTTGTGCCCGAACATTCTACACTTGCTATAGTGGGATACGGCCATGTAGGTAAGAAAGTAAAAGCTGTAGCTGAAAGCATGGGATTCAATGTAATAATTAATGATTTGCCATTGCAGGACGAGGGTTCTGAATTTGATTTCTCAAGTCTGGACGAGATTGCAAAAGTAAGCGATGTTATTACATTTCATGTACCATTAATAAACAATGGTAAATACAAAACGGAACATATAGCTGATCATGATTTCTTTAAGAAGTTATGTAGGCAACCATTTATAATAAATACCAGCCGAGGGAAAGTGGTAGACAACCACGAACTACTATATGCATTAGAAAACGGACTGATTAGAGATGCCATAATAGATACTTGGGAGAATGAACCAAGTATAAATCGCATGCTACTTGACAAAGTCTATATAGGTACACCACATATAGCAGGATATTCTGCAGATGGGAAAGTAAATGCTAATAATATGGTTATAGATGCTTTATGCGAGTATTTCAATATAAAGAACACCTTTCATATAGTACCTCCCCAATTGCCAAAGAATTACAAACTGATAGGAGATAAAGACGATATATCCTTAGGCCTTTATAATCCTCTTATTGATAGCATAAAATTGAAACATAATCCTGAATGCTTTGAAAAATTGAGAGATAATTATCCATTAAGACGTGAATATGAAAACATTAACAGGCGATAG
- a CDS encoding glycosyltransferase family 9 protein codes for MKSDHILIIRFSALGDVAMTLPVVYSLAKQYPHLRITVLSRPFARPFYENLAPNIGLMEADIKDEYHGVKGLNALYRRLTAKNFTAVADLHDVLRSEYLRLRFNFDRYHVAHINKHRNGKRKLISWDNKELVKQPTSFQNYADVFEKLGYPVKLGEFKSIFPDEGGDLSVLPSFIGSKLEGEKWIGIAPFAAHKGKIYPVMLMEQVINKLISSHNNLRIFLFGRGNKESEIFSTWCKKYEQCMFVSDSVEQIYDELILMSHLNVMISMDSANMHLASLVNVPVVSIWGSTHPYSGFMGWNQSESNAVQIDLPCRPCSIYGNKPCMRGDYACLKNIPPDQITERVNIVLAKNK; via the coding sequence ATGAAATCAGACCACATATTGATAATCCGCTTCTCTGCATTAGGAGATGTAGCGATGACCTTACCTGTGGTTTATTCTTTAGCTAAACAATATCCACATCTCAGGATTACAGTCTTAAGTCGTCCGTTTGCTCGTCCGTTTTATGAAAACCTGGCTCCTAATATAGGTCTCATGGAAGCAGACATAAAGGATGAATACCATGGAGTAAAAGGACTTAATGCCCTTTATCGTAGGTTGACGGCGAAAAACTTTACAGCTGTTGCTGATCTTCATGATGTGTTACGCTCCGAATATCTCAGATTACGGTTTAATTTTGACCGCTATCATGTAGCTCATATAAACAAACACCGCAACGGAAAAAGAAAACTAATAAGTTGGGACAATAAAGAGCTGGTAAAACAGCCAACATCGTTTCAGAATTATGCAGATGTATTCGAAAAGTTAGGATATCCCGTAAAATTGGGCGAATTCAAATCTATATTTCCTGATGAAGGTGGTGATCTTAGTGTTCTCCCATCATTTATAGGTTCAAAACTAGAAGGTGAAAAATGGATAGGCATTGCTCCTTTTGCAGCTCACAAAGGCAAGATATATCCTGTCATGCTGATGGAGCAAGTAATAAACAAGCTTATTTCCAGTCATAATAACTTACGAATATTCTTGTTTGGAAGAGGAAACAAGGAATCTGAGATATTTTCAACATGGTGCAAAAAATATGAACAATGTATGTTTGTAAGTGATAGCGTAGAACAAATATATGACGAACTTATTCTGATGAGTCATCTTAATGTAATGATATCTATGGACAGCGCCAACATGCATCTCGCATCTCTTGTAAACGTGCCTGTTGTAAGTATTTGGGGTTCTACACATCCATATTCTGGATTTATGGGATGGAACCAAAGCGAAAGCAATGCTGTGCAGATAGACCTGCCTTGCAGACCTTGTTCTATATATGGCAACAAACCATGCATGAGAGGCGATTATGCTTGCCTTAAGAATATACCTCCAGATCAAATAACAGAAAGAGTAAATATAGTATTGGCAAAAAACAAATAA
- a CDS encoding acyl carrier protein: MSEIESKVKAIIVDKLGVDEAEVKPEASFTNDLGADSLDTVELIMEFEKEFGISIPDDKAEKIATVGDAISYIEENAK, translated from the coding sequence ATGTCAGAAATTGAATCAAAAGTAAAAGCAATTATCGTTGATAAACTAGGTGTAGATGAAGCAGAAGTTAAACCAGAAGCAAGTTTTACAAATGATCTAGGCGCAGATTCTTTGGATACTGTAGAACTTATTATGGAGTTTGAAAAAGAATTCGGTATCTCAATCCCAGACGATAAAGCTGAAAAGATAGCAACTGTTGGCGATGCTATCAGTTATATCGAGGAGAACGCCAAATAA
- the rnc gene encoding ribonuclease III — MLNNIIDRIKLPFHKDKELYSSLYSIIGFYPHNIELYKLALMHKSIAKRNAKGKPVNNERLEFLGDAILDAIVGDIVYRHFEGKREGFLTNTRSKIVQRDTLNKLAKEMGVTQLIMSSGHSSSHNSYMGGNAFEALVGAIYLDQGYNACMRFMQKKILSQLINIDKVAYKEVNFKSKLIEWSQKNRVNVDFTMLDESKDENGSPVFNHKIMIEGLEGCEGTGFSKKESQQLAAKLTLERLRKEPQFIDAVFAAKTLRTQQEEEPVLNVPDTEDKNDFIIPVEEKIIDECQELEDVDVIADTSLVEAENKSISDNSEEFDLSDITAVPKEKNKEDIIAAAESAAFSDL, encoded by the coding sequence ATGCTAAATAACATTATTGATAGAATAAAGCTCCCTTTCCACAAGGATAAGGAGCTTTATTCATCTTTATATTCTATCATAGGATTTTATCCCCATAATATAGAATTATATAAGCTTGCCTTAATGCACAAGAGTATTGCTAAAAGGAATGCTAAAGGTAAGCCGGTAAATAATGAACGTCTTGAGTTTCTTGGTGATGCTATACTAGATGCTATAGTTGGTGATATTGTATATAGACATTTTGAGGGTAAACGTGAAGGATTTCTTACTAATACTCGCAGTAAGATAGTACAGCGTGATACATTAAACAAGTTAGCCAAGGAGATGGGTGTAACACAACTTATTATGTCTTCAGGACACAGTTCCTCTCATAACAGTTATATGGGAGGAAATGCTTTCGAGGCATTAGTTGGAGCAATATATCTTGATCAAGGCTATAATGCATGTATGCGTTTCATGCAAAAAAAAATTCTTTCACAACTCATAAACATTGACAAGGTAGCTTACAAGGAAGTAAACTTTAAAAGTAAACTTATAGAGTGGAGTCAAAAAAACCGTGTTAATGTTGATTTCACAATGTTAGATGAGTCAAAAGATGAAAATGGTAGTCCGGTATTCAATCATAAGATTATGATTGAAGGCCTAGAAGGTTGCGAGGGAACAGGTTTTTCCAAAAAAGAAAGCCAGCAACTAGCTGCCAAACTTACTCTTGAGCGTCTTCGTAAGGAACCTCAATTTATTGATGCTGTATTTGCAGCAAAGACATTACGTACTCAGCAAGAAGAAGAACCGGTACTTAATGTTCCTGATACAGAAGATAAAAATGATTTTATTATTCCTGTTGAGGAAAAAATAATTGATGAATGCCAAGAACTAGAAGATGTAGATGTAATTGCAGATACATCTCTTGTAGAAGCAGAAAATAAATCCATATCTGATAACAGTGAAGAATTTGATTTGTCAGATATTACAGCTGTTCCAAAAGAAAAAAACAAAGAAGATATTATTGCAGCTGCTGAATCAGCCGCTTTCTCCGATTTGTGA
- a CDS encoding DUF4254 domain-containing protein — protein MIFTELCNSIFNKAITSYHIKDNIETPILNPYKENTIENTLYKKCWIDTVQWHFEDIIRDPEINPSEALTLKRRIDKSNQDRTDLVEDIDTYFRQQYIDVKVLADATINTESPAWAIDRLSILALKIYHMKEQAERKDASVEHIDKCKAKLNVLLEQQKDLSTAINQLLDDISAGRKYMKVYKQMKMYNDPATNPVLYGSNKN, from the coding sequence ATGATATTTACAGAACTTTGCAACAGTATATTTAATAAAGCTATTACGTCTTATCATATTAAAGACAATATTGAGACTCCTATCTTAAATCCATATAAAGAGAACACCATAGAAAATACTCTTTATAAAAAATGTTGGATTGATACCGTACAATGGCATTTTGAAGATATTATACGTGACCCTGAAATAAATCCTTCAGAAGCCCTAACACTTAAAAGACGAATTGACAAAAGCAATCAGGATCGTACAGACCTAGTTGAAGATATAGATACATATTTCCGTCAGCAATACATTGATGTTAAAGTTTTGGCTGATGCCACTATAAATACAGAGAGTCCAGCATGGGCTATCGACCGCCTTTCCATTCTTGCCCTGAAGATTTATCATATGAAAGAGCAGGCGGAACGCAAAGATGCTTCTGTCGAACATATAGATAAATGCAAGGCAAAACTGAATGTATTGCTTGAACAGCAGAAAGACCTTTCTACAGCTATAAATCAGCTGTTGGACGATATATCTGCCGGTCGTAAATACATGAAAGTATACAAACAGATGAAAATGTATAACGACCCGGCAACGAATCCTGTATTATATGGCAGCAACAAAAATTAA
- a CDS encoding Ig-like domain-containing protein, whose product MIKRTHLKYIFMSMSLLCIISCARMGQPDGGWYDETPPQIVGSSPKDKAVNVNSHKIYIYFNEFIQLDNPTEKVVVSPPQMEVPEIKGEGKRIMVELKDSLKKNTTYTVDFSDAISDNNEGNPLGNFTYSFSTGEKIDTLEASGYVLNAENLEPIKGILVGLYKNLSDTAFVKTPLLRVSRTDSRGHFIVKGIAPGTYRIYALQDADGNYMFNQKSEMIAFNKDLITPSCKLDARPDTLWKDSLHIDSIKSVPYIHYYPDNIVLKAFKEVQTDRYLLKSERTTADKFTLFFSYGSNKLPIIHGLNFNEKNAFIIEPTEKKDTITYWLRDTALCNQDTLRMQLQYMASDSTGTLHDKTDTLEVLSKDTYAKRLKKLAKDHEEWEKKQEKAKKRGEHYETVMRPESLKPDYGHLGEMDPDKNVIIKMPTPLVKVDTAGIHLYSKHDTLWYRAPFKFQKLDSIPRTYAILGEWKPSVEYSLEIDSAVFTDIYGKVSDPLKQGIKINPLDTYSSLFVDIQGTQSNNLIVQLLNSSDGVIKEVKAKNGRAEFYYLKPDKYYLRAFEDNNNNGKWDTGLYSSGLQPENVYYYPAAITCKAKWDVNESWNVKAVDLSRQKPIEITKQKPDKEKKLRQRNAERAKSMGLISVEK is encoded by the coding sequence ATGATAAAAAGAACGCATCTGAAATATATATTTATGTCGATGAGTCTTCTCTGCATAATATCATGTGCAAGAATGGGACAGCCTGATGGAGGATGGTATGATGAAACACCTCCCCAGATAGTTGGATCTTCACCAAAAGACAAGGCTGTGAATGTCAATTCACATAAAATATATATATACTTTAATGAGTTCATACAATTAGATAACCCAACCGAGAAGGTTGTCGTGTCACCACCACAAATGGAAGTTCCCGAAATCAAAGGCGAGGGAAAGAGAATAATGGTAGAATTGAAAGATTCACTTAAGAAGAATACAACATATACAGTGGATTTCTCTGACGCTATATCAGATAATAATGAGGGGAATCCTTTAGGTAATTTTACCTATAGCTTTTCTACAGGAGAAAAGATAGACACTCTGGAAGCATCAGGATATGTTCTAAATGCAGAGAATCTTGAACCTATAAAGGGTATTTTGGTTGGTCTTTATAAGAATCTTTCTGACACGGCATTTGTTAAGACACCGCTGTTGCGTGTATCAAGAACGGATAGTCGTGGTCACTTTATCGTAAAAGGAATAGCTCCAGGCACTTATCGCATATATGCCCTTCAGGATGCCGATGGCAACTATATGTTCAATCAGAAGAGTGAGATGATAGCTTTCAATAAAGACCTTATCACTCCTTCTTGTAAACTTGACGCACGTCCTGATACGTTATGGAAAGACTCTTTGCATATTGATTCAATAAAGTCGGTACCTTATATTCATTATTACCCCGACAATATAGTATTAAAGGCATTTAAAGAAGTCCAGACAGATAGATATCTGTTGAAGTCGGAAAGAACAACGGCAGATAAATTTACATTGTTTTTCAGTTATGGAAGCAATAAATTGCCTATTATACATGGACTCAATTTTAATGAAAAGAATGCTTTCATTATTGAACCTACAGAAAAGAAAGATACCATTACATATTGGTTACGTGATACTGCCTTATGCAATCAGGATACACTGAGGATGCAACTGCAGTATATGGCTTCAGACAGTACCGGGACGCTGCACGATAAAACAGATACCCTGGAAGTGCTCTCAAAGGACACATATGCCAAAAGATTGAAGAAACTTGCCAAAGATCACGAGGAATGGGAAAAGAAACAAGAGAAGGCAAAGAAACGCGGTGAACATTACGAGACGGTAATGAGACCCGAATCCTTAAAACCGGATTATGGTCATTTGGGTGAGATGGATCCTGATAAGAATGTAATAATAAAAATGCCTACTCCACTAGTAAAAGTGGATACAGCCGGTATACATCTTTATTCAAAGCATGACACTTTATGGTATAGGGCCCCGTTCAAATTCCAGAAGTTGGATTCAATACCTCGTACTTATGCTATATTGGGAGAGTGGAAACCCAGTGTGGAATATAGTCTGGAGATAGACAGTGCTGTGTTTACGGATATATATGGGAAAGTTTCCGATCCATTGAAACAAGGTATCAAGATTAATCCGTTAGATACATATAGTTCACTTTTCGTCGACATACAAGGAACACAAAGTAATAATTTGATAGTGCAACTGCTTAATTCTTCAGACGGGGTAATAAAAGAGGTAAAAGCTAAAAACGGCCGTGCCGAATTCTATTATTTAAAACCAGATAAGTATTATCTGCGAGCTTTTGAAGACAATAACAACAATGGCAAATGGGATACCGGATTATATTCTTCAGGCCTTCAGCCAGAAAATGTCTATTATTATCCTGCCGCTATAACATGTAAAGCTAAATGGGATGTCAACGAATCATGGAATGTAAAAGCTGTGGATCTGTCACGCCAGAAGCCAATTGAGATTACCAAGCAAAAACCTGATAAGGAGAAAAAACTTAGACAGCGCAATGCAGAACGTGCCAAAAGTATGGGATTAATATCCGTAGAGAAATAA
- the fabF gene encoding beta-ketoacyl-ACP synthase II, with protein MELKRVVVTGIGAVTPLGNNSEETWENLISGVSGAAPITQFDTTNFKTQFACEVKNLNVTDYIDRKEARKMDRYTQLAMISAMQGVKDCGIDLETEDKNRIGVIYGVGIGGIRTFEEEVKYYGVHEADGPKFNPFFIPKMIADIAAGQISIHFGFHGPNYTTTSACASSTNALADAFNLIRLGKANIIVSGGAEAAICGCGVGGFNALHALSTRNDDPQHASRPFSASRDGFIMGEGAGCIILEELEHAKARGAKIYAEMVGEGESADAYHITASHPEGLGAKLVMEAALDDAGMKPEDIDYINVHGTSTHVGDISEVKAIKDVFGDAAYKLNISSTKSMTGHLLGAAGAVEAMACILAVKNDIIPPTINHDENDKDEEIDYNLNFTFNKAQKRTVRVALSNTFGFGGHNACVIFKKYAK; from the coding sequence ATGGAATTAAAAAGAGTAGTTGTAACAGGTATTGGAGCTGTTACTCCTTTAGGAAATAATTCTGAGGAAACTTGGGAGAATCTTATTTCAGGAGTAAGTGGTGCAGCACCTATTACACAATTTGATACAACCAATTTCAAAACACAATTTGCTTGCGAGGTAAAAAACCTCAATGTAACTGATTACATTGATCGTAAGGAAGCTCGTAAGATGGATCGTTACACCCAGTTGGCTATGATATCAGCTATGCAGGGTGTAAAAGATTGTGGTATTGATCTGGAAACAGAGGATAAAAACAGAATCGGTGTAATATACGGTGTAGGTATTGGAGGTATTCGTACTTTCGAAGAAGAAGTTAAATACTACGGCGTACACGAAGCTGATGGACCTAAGTTTAATCCATTCTTTATTCCAAAGATGATTGCTGATATAGCAGCAGGTCAGATTTCAATCCATTTCGGATTCCATGGCCCTAACTATACTACAACATCAGCATGTGCTTCTTCAACCAATGCATTGGCAGATGCTTTCAACCTGATTCGTTTGGGTAAAGCAAATATTATTGTCAGTGGTGGAGCTGAAGCAGCTATATGTGGTTGTGGAGTAGGTGGATTTAATGCTCTACATGCACTTTCAACACGCAATGATGATCCACAGCACGCATCACGTCCGTTCAGTGCAAGCCGTGACGGATTTATAATGGGCGAAGGTGCAGGATGTATTATCCTGGAAGAACTCGAACATGCTAAAGCTCGTGGCGCTAAGATTTATGCAGAGATGGTAGGCGAAGGCGAAAGTGCTGACGCATATCATATCACAGCATCTCATCCTGAAGGACTTGGAGCAAAACTCGTAATGGAGGCAGCTCTTGACGACGCAGGGATGAAGCCTGAAGATATTGATTATATCAATGTACATGGCACATCAACTCATGTTGGTGATATCTCAGAAGTTAAAGCAATTAAAGATGTATTCGGTGATGCAGCATATAAGCTAAACATCAGCTCTACAAAGTCAATGACTGGTCACTTACTGGGAGCAGCAGGTGCTGTAGAAGCTATGGCTTGTATTCTAGCTGTAAAGAACGACATTATACCGCCTACAATCAATCATGATGAAAACGATAAGGATGAAGAAATAGATTATAATCTTAATTTTACATTCAACAAGGCTCAAAAGCGCACAGTACGTGTAGCTCTAAGCAATACATTCGGTTTCGGTGGTCATAATGCATGTGTTATTTTTAAGAAATATGCTAAATAA
- a CDS encoding acyloxyacyl hydrolase, translated as MRIYITKSTFILLLAFSALSSITGQTSDSIYKTHLIHQTEFDISSGYIVQAGDFLRGNNQKNSKIDKSLSLHLKYGFQFSPNSYIGKMYPHTYQGIGISYNTFFDYSELGNPVAVYFYQGSRIIQISHKLSLDYEWNFGASFGWKHYDANNNPYNTVIGSKINAYINLGLFLNWQMNQKWKFIAGVAATHYSNGNTHYPNSGINIIGTRIGFTRVFDTKNNKSIYSNENIVTDIKPHLSYDFIIFGATRCKVIPEENYAIPGSFGILGFNFNPMYNVNKYFKAGMSLDAMFDESSNIENHIAGKKENGDIIFYRPPLNERVSAGLSIRGEFVMPIFSINLGLGHNFIYKGKNFSGLYQVAVLKTSITRNLFLHIGYQLSEFKNPRNLMIGFGYHFHNKR; from the coding sequence ATGAGAATATATATAACAAAATCAACATTCATATTATTACTCGCATTCTCTGCCTTAAGTTCAATTACAGGACAGACATCAGACAGTATATACAAGACTCATTTAATCCATCAAACAGAATTTGATATATCATCAGGATATATAGTACAAGCAGGAGACTTCCTGAGAGGTAACAACCAAAAAAATTCAAAAATAGACAAGTCATTATCTTTACATCTGAAATATGGATTTCAATTTTCCCCAAACTCATATATTGGAAAGATGTATCCACATACTTACCAAGGTATAGGAATATCATATAACACATTCTTCGATTATTCGGAACTTGGAAATCCTGTAGCTGTATATTTTTATCAAGGATCCCGTATAATACAGATATCACATAAGTTATCATTAGATTATGAATGGAATTTTGGTGCTTCTTTTGGATGGAAACATTATGATGCCAATAACAATCCATATAATACTGTCATAGGTTCAAAGATCAATGCTTATATCAATCTTGGACTTTTCCTTAACTGGCAGATGAACCAAAAATGGAAGTTTATTGCAGGAGTTGCCGCTACGCACTATTCTAATGGTAACACGCATTATCCTAATTCAGGAATTAATATTATAGGTACAAGAATTGGCTTTACGCGGGTTTTTGATACAAAAAACAATAAGTCAATATATAGCAATGAAAATATAGTAACTGATATAAAGCCACATTTAAGTTACGATTTTATAATATTTGGAGCTACGCGCTGTAAGGTAATACCAGAAGAAAATTATGCAATACCTGGTTCATTCGGTATTTTGGGTTTTAATTTTAATCCTATGTACAATGTCAACAAATATTTCAAAGCAGGAATGTCACTAGATGCAATGTTTGATGAAAGCTCCAATATAGAAAACCATATAGCTGGAAAAAAAGAGAATGGAGATATAATCTTTTATCGCCCTCCTTTGAATGAAAGAGTATCAGCCGGACTCTCTATTCGTGGAGAGTTTGTAATGCCAATATTTTCTATTAATCTTGGTTTAGGTCATAATTTCATTTACAAAGGCAAAAATTTCAGTGGTTTATACCAAGTTGCTGTTCTGAAGACATCAATCACACGTAACCTATTTCTACACATCGGATATCAGTTGAGTGAATTTAAAAATCCAAGAAATCTTATGATAGGTTTCGGCTACCATTTCCATAACAAGAGATAA
- the rd gene encoding rubredoxin: MKKYICETCGYVYDPAEGDPDNGIAVGTAFEDIPEDWVCPICGVGKDDFTLVED, encoded by the coding sequence ATGAAAAAGTACATTTGCGAAACTTGTGGTTATGTTTATGACCCAGCAGAAGGTGATCCAGACAACGGTATAGCAGTTGGAACTGCTTTTGAAGACATTCCTGAAGATTGGGTATGCCCTATCTGCGGAGTTGGAAAAGACGACTTCACACTAGTTGAAGACTAA
- a CDS encoding GH3 auxin-responsive promoter family protein, which yields MTLTKIASKLFLSRQKQLERHINEGGAMQMQVLKSIISRAQDTEYGRNHLFWNINNYESFVKNVPVNTYEELKDDIDRMRHGESDVLWPGTVKWYAKSSGTTNDKSKFIPVSADGLQNIHYKGGEDVVAVYLRNNPNSRLFDGKSLILGGSHTPNYNLPNSLVGDLSAILIENINPFANLLRVPKKSTALLSDFEVKRDRIAHETCNKNVTNISGVPSWMLSVLSRVLEVTGKEHIDEVWPNLEVFFHGGVAFTPYRKQYEQLITSSQMKYMETYNASEGFFGLQDDPNDLSMLLMLDYDVFYEFISMDEYGTENPTVVPLLGVELGVNYAMLISTSCGLWRYMIGDTVSFTSKNPYKFVITGRTKHFINAFGEELIVDNAEKSLAYACLRTGAEVSEYTAAPVFMDDKARCRHQWLIEFAKDPADITEFAEILDKKLQEINSDYEAKRFKDITLQHLELVKARKGLFNDWLKSKNKLGGQHKIPRLSNSRDIIDQMLEMNSDTENSN from the coding sequence ATGACTTTAACAAAAATTGCAAGTAAACTGTTTCTTTCAAGACAGAAACAGCTTGAACGACATATAAACGAAGGTGGGGCAATGCAGATGCAAGTGCTTAAATCTATTATAAGTCGTGCTCAAGATACTGAATATGGAAGGAATCATCTATTTTGGAATATCAATAATTACGAGAGTTTTGTAAAAAACGTGCCCGTAAATACATATGAGGAATTAAAGGATGATATTGATCGTATGCGCCATGGCGAAAGTGATGTACTTTGGCCTGGAACAGTGAAATGGTATGCCAAGTCTTCTGGTACGACTAATGATAAAAGTAAATTTATTCCTGTAAGTGCAGATGGCTTGCAAAACATTCATTATAAAGGTGGTGAGGATGTCGTGGCAGTGTATCTGCGTAACAATCCAAACAGTCGTTTGTTTGATGGTAAAAGTCTTATTTTAGGTGGAAGTCATACACCCAACTATAATCTTCCAAACAGTCTTGTTGGAGATTTAAGTGCCATACTTATAGAGAATATTAACCCTTTTGCCAATTTGTTAAGGGTGCCAAAGAAATCTACAGCTTTGCTTTCCGACTTTGAAGTTAAACGTGACCGTATTGCTCACGAGACTTGCAATAAGAATGTAACAAATATCAGTGGAGTGCCATCATGGATGCTTTCGGTATTAAGTAGAGTACTTGAGGTAACAGGCAAAGAGCATATAGATGAAGTATGGCCTAATCTGGAAGTATTCTTCCACGGAGGTGTTGCATTTACTCCATATCGTAAGCAGTATGAACAACTAATTACTTCATCTCAAATGAAGTATATGGAGACATATAATGCTAGCGAGGGTTTCTTCGGTTTGCAGGATGATCCTAACGATCTTTCTATGTTGTTGATGCTCGATTATGATGTCTTCTATGAGTTCATTTCTATGGATGAATATGGCACAGAGAATCCTACTGTTGTACCTTTATTGGGAGTAGAATTAGGAGTAAACTATGCAATGTTGATATCTACATCATGTGGATTGTGGCGATATATGATAGGTGATACTGTCAGTTTCACATCAAAAAATCCTTATAAATTTGTTATTACCGGTCGTACTAAGCATTTTATTAATGCTTTCGGAGAAGAACTTATCGTTGATAATGCCGAGAAGAGTCTAGCATATGCATGCCTAAGGACAGGAGCAGAAGTGTCTGAATATACTGCCGCGCCTGTGTTTATGGATGATAAGGCAAGATGTCGCCACCAGTGGCTGATAGAATTTGCAAAAGATCCTGCAGATATTACTGAATTTGCTGAGATACTTGACAAAAAACTACAAGAGATAAATTCTGATTATGAAGCTAAGCGCTTTAAAGATATTACACTGCAGCATCTGGAACTGGTAAAAGCACGTAAAGGACTGTTTAACGACTGGCTTAAGTCAAAAAATAAACTTGGAGGGCAGCATAAGATTCCACGTTTGAGCAATAGCCGTGATATCATAGACCAAATGCTTGAAATGAATTCTGACACTGAAAACAGCAATTAA